Part of the Henckelia pumila isolate YLH828 chromosome 2, ASM3356847v2, whole genome shotgun sequence genome is shown below.
aaaaattaaaatattattaattctaaaataataaaaatcatatctGAATAATAATTTCAAATGATATAAGCACAAAAAAGTACAAATTAGACTCTAAAATGcaacaaaattaaattaaaaaatatattattatttttaaattaatgtaaatcaaattaattaatatatcttAAATAATTACTTCAACTTTATAAACACAAAACGTTGGTAAAAGGAAGCAATAGTATGCTTACAGGGTATAGGCAAGTTGATAAAGTTTGAGATGACGTGAAAAGAAATTTTCTAGCGTTGAGGGTTCGATCCTCATGCGTAGCATATTttttgctgaaatattgtgaggTATGCTCTAGGGATTGACCATATTGCTCATCTTTCAGATCTCTGACGCTTGTGCACATCCCTCAATTTAACTTTCGCATGAACCAATAAATCTCTGACTCATATAAAATAAGATTGTTGTTCACATATTTCGATTTAACTTTAACATTAGCCAACAATTATGTGATAAAAGTGGAACGAGATCCCTTTGGATAAGAAGGGAAGCAATAGTATACGACAAAGTTAAATAAAGCAGCTTCCGTACAATCACATCATTTCCCAAGgaagaatataaaaataaaaaatgttctCTCAATCATTATTTTCTTTGAAAAAAGAGAGAGTGCCACGCGGGATCATCATCAAACATCTCTCCGGCATGGCGGAGAGAGACCCCGGCGGTTGCGGCCGGTGCTGCTGCAGCTTCATATTCACCTCCGGCCTCACCGCCCTCTTCATGTGGCTCAGCCTACGCACCTCCTACCCCACCTGCTCCATCGAGCAATTCTACGTTCCCGCCCTCAACGTAACCGCTAATTCCGCCGACAACCGCACCGTATTCTTCCACCTCCTGCTCGCCAATCGGATGAAGGACAAGGGCGTTCGCTACAGAAACATCAGCCTCACGTTCTTGTACGGCGGGAAGAGCTCGACTTCCGTCGTAGCCAATTACACGGTGAAGGGGTTCTACCAGGGACACAAGAAGAAAGCTAACCGCGAAGAGCTGGTGCAGGCCACCGGGGTGCCGTGGGAGGAGGCGGCCAAAGCGGTTTCCGGTGGTTCGA
Proteins encoded:
- the LOC140881759 gene encoding protein NDR1-like — encoded protein: MFSQSLFSLKKERVPRGIIIKHLSGMAERDPGGCGRCCCSFIFTSGLTALFMWLSLRTSYPTCSIEQFYVPALNVTANSADNRTVFFHLLLANRMKDKGVRYRNISLTFLYGGKSSTSVVANYTVKGFYQGHKKKANREELVQATGVPWEEAAKAVSGGSTVNFGVRLVTRVKFKIVFWYTKWHNLEVVGDLAVGGGGQKVGKKGIKLTSGAPDRGWRWARTSALRVSGRTFFFLITRN